One Litorilinea aerophila genomic window carries:
- a CDS encoding ABC transporter permease, producing MRAQPVWTLAQKELWDALRNRWFILYTLAFTLLSLAFSYLAMAGAGLVGFAGFGRTGASLINLVLLMIPLMALTVGAQSLAGEQERSTLAYLLAQPLSRLEIFLGKYLGLSLSLLASLALGFGLAGLLLALGGVAASDPMGYIHLVLLAFLLSLAMLGVGLLTSALSRRASVAVGVGLFLWLLFVFLGDLGMMGTALVLRLPVDGLFWLSLTNPLQVFKIAAILNIQATLDVLGPAGIFAMQRYGQALSWMLLGVLAGWAVVPALAAYFCFARKGDL from the coding sequence ATGCGCGCCCAGCCCGTCTGGACCCTGGCCCAAAAGGAGCTGTGGGACGCCCTGCGCAACCGCTGGTTCATCCTATATACCCTGGCTTTTACCCTGCTTTCCCTGGCCTTTTCCTACCTGGCCATGGCCGGCGCCGGGCTGGTGGGGTTTGCCGGATTTGGCCGCACCGGGGCCAGCCTCATCAACCTGGTCCTGCTTATGATCCCCCTGATGGCCCTGACCGTGGGCGCCCAAAGCCTGGCCGGGGAACAGGAACGGAGCACCCTGGCCTACCTGCTGGCCCAGCCCCTGAGCCGGTTGGAGATTTTCCTGGGCAAATACCTGGGGCTGAGTCTGAGCCTGCTGGCCTCCCTGGCCCTGGGCTTCGGCCTGGCCGGCCTGCTCCTGGCCCTGGGCGGCGTGGCTGCCTCCGACCCCATGGGCTACATCCACCTGGTGCTCCTGGCCTTCCTGCTCAGCCTGGCCATGCTGGGCGTGGGCCTGCTCACTTCGGCCCTAAGCCGGCGGGCCTCGGTGGCCGTGGGCGTGGGACTGTTCCTCTGGCTGCTCTTCGTCTTCCTGGGCGACCTGGGCATGATGGGCACTGCGCTGGTGTTGCGTCTTCCGGTGGATGGCCTCTTCTGGCTCTCCCTGACCAACCCGCTGCAGGTCTTCAAAATAGCAGCCATTCTCAATATCCAGGCGACCCTGGATGTTCTGGGGCCGGCGGGCATCTTCGCCATGCAACGCTATGGTCAGGCACTTTCCTGGATGTTGCTGGGCGTCCTGGCCGGGTGGGCAGTGGTGCCGGCCCTGGCCGCGTACTTCTGCTTTGCCCGCAAGGGGGATCTGTAG
- a CDS encoding nitrous oxide reductase accessory protein NosL → MRQIGKILLLFLALSGILSGCARGSAEPAPPEIRYGEDICQECQMIISDPRFAAGYAYELGPGRYQSLAFDDIGDMLAHAARHPEHVIVAWYVHDYHSQEWLDATQAIYVRSSALHTPMGHGLAAFADRAAAEILAAEREGELLTWEELVAGLARPHPSSPHGEAHAK, encoded by the coding sequence ATGCGCCAGATCGGGAAAATCCTCCTGCTGTTCCTGGCCCTGAGTGGGATCTTATCCGGCTGTGCCCGGGGCTCCGCCGAACCGGCGCCGCCCGAGATCCGCTACGGTGAAGACATCTGCCAGGAGTGCCAGATGATCATCAGCGATCCCCGCTTCGCAGCGGGCTACGCCTACGAGCTCGGGCCCGGCCGCTACCAGAGCCTGGCCTTCGACGACATCGGCGACATGTTGGCCCACGCGGCCCGGCACCCGGAGCATGTCATTGTGGCCTGGTATGTCCACGACTACCACAGCCAGGAGTGGCTAGACGCCACCCAGGCCATCTACGTCCGAAGCAGTGCCCTGCACACGCCCATGGGCCACGGCCTGGCCGCCTTTGCCGATCGCGCGGCGGCAGAGATATTGGCCGCTGAGCGAGAAGGGGAGCTGCTGACCTGGGAAGAGCTGGTGGCTGGCCTGGCCCGGCCGCACCCCAGCTCGCCCCACGGGGAAGCACACGCCAAATAA
- a CDS encoding c-type cytochrome — MRKRTLFLNTLLLFALLLTSCGGGRAEPTATPVPPTATPEPVAQGDPAKGKELFAQTCAACHGPAGEGVQGLGKDMTQSEFIASLSDAELLDFIKKGRAPDDPLNTTGVLMPPKGGNPALTDEQLMDIIAYIRTIHR; from the coding sequence ATGCGCAAACGCACGCTGTTTCTGAACACCCTGTTGCTGTTCGCCCTGCTCCTGACGTCCTGTGGTGGTGGGCGGGCTGAACCCACGGCCACGCCCGTCCCCCCCACCGCCACCCCGGAGCCGGTGGCCCAGGGCGATCCGGCCAAGGGGAAGGAGCTTTTCGCCCAGACTTGCGCGGCCTGCCATGGCCCGGCCGGTGAGGGCGTCCAGGGGCTGGGCAAAGACATGACCCAGAGCGAGTTCATCGCCAGCCTGTCCGACGCGGAGCTACTGGACTTCATCAAGAAGGGCCGCGCCCCGGACGATCCGCTGAACACCACGGGCGTGCTGATGCCGCCCAAAGGGGGCAACCCGGCCCTGACCGACGAGCAGTTGATGGATATCATCGCCTACATTCGCACCATCCACCGGTAA
- a CDS encoding cupin domain-containing protein yields the protein MADVGQLNIHSYKNLRSQEIQQVPLFQHEELHAELLVIPPGQSIGRHSHPDRHELLDVVEGSGTMEVGGLVCRGAPGKCLFVPADTPHSLHNDTERPWVLRVTYQERLFPRHLGRLVVRALRGRLTRWL from the coding sequence ATGGCAGACGTTGGACAATTAAACATCCACAGCTACAAGAACCTGCGCAGTCAGGAGATTCAACAGGTGCCCCTTTTTCAGCACGAAGAGCTGCATGCCGAGCTCCTGGTCATTCCCCCGGGCCAGAGCATCGGCCGCCACAGCCACCCGGATCGCCACGAGCTGCTGGACGTGGTGGAAGGAAGCGGAACCATGGAGGTCGGCGGGCTCGTGTGCCGGGGCGCCCCGGGCAAATGCCTGTTCGTGCCGGCGGACACCCCCCACAGCCTGCACAACGACACAGAGCGGCCATGGGTACTCCGGGTGACCTATCAAGAGCGCCTGTTCCCCCGGCACCTGGGGCGGCTGGTGGTCCGGGCCCTTCGGGGCCGCCTGACCCGCTGGCTGTGA
- a CDS encoding cupin domain-containing protein produces the protein MQPNSTKPAQPAVPFTLIQDLTEALPPLTADTIVSRTLYKDRQMRAVLFGFAPGQELSEHTSTMAAVLQVLEGTATLTLGEEEIEARPGTWVHMPPGLPHSVRAGEAPLTLLLVMFRPEKEGPDDPAA, from the coding sequence ATGCAGCCCAATTCGACAAAGCCGGCACAGCCGGCCGTGCCCTTTACCCTGATCCAGGATCTGACGGAGGCGCTGCCGCCCCTCACGGCAGACACCATCGTCAGCCGCACCCTGTACAAAGACCGCCAGATGCGGGCCGTCCTCTTCGGCTTTGCCCCCGGCCAGGAGCTGTCGGAGCACACATCCACCATGGCCGCGGTGCTCCAGGTGCTGGAGGGGACGGCCACCCTCACCCTGGGAGAAGAGGAGATAGAGGCACGGCCCGGCACCTGGGTCCACATGCCCCCCGGCCTGCCCCACAGCGTCCGGGCGGGCGAGGCACCGCTGACCCTGCTGCTGGTGATGTTCCGCCCGGAGAAGGAGGGCCCTGATGACCCGGCCGCCTGA